Sequence from the Pogoniulus pusillus isolate bPogPus1 chromosome 16, bPogPus1.pri, whole genome shotgun sequence genome:
CTCTGAGATACTGGAGCAGAGacaggtgcccagagaggtgcccaGTGAGGTTATAGCACCTTGCCTACCCCAGAACCGGTATCCAGGCTGTCTCCAAAACAGGGCCAGGctgacaccccccaccccctccccctgcccaacCGCACCAGCGTGCCCTGAGGACAGCCAGCATGAACCCgccagccccatccctgccctgctccccagtcGAGTGGGACCCCGTGTTGGGTAAGGGGGATCCAACGCACCTTTGCTCCTAAGGAGGTGGGTGATGCTCCCCTGCTTGCCGGGCGTCCTCCCTACCGGCgttgctcctgcagcagaaggagggcCCTGTGGAAGGCCACGCTGCCCCTTCCCGTCACCCGCTCGTCATCCTgtttgcctgcagcctgccagctgcgGATGGCACCAGCTGTCACTCCCGGGTGCTGCCTGCACTCGTGTTGGTCCCACGGGGACAGCTGCTGGGTCCTAGCAGCCAGCGGGAGCTCAGAAAGGGGGGACTGGGGTCCCTGAGCTCTGTGCTCCCCCCACAGCATggccacctgctgcagcaggcctgGTCCTTCCATGGAGACAGCTCAGCCCCAAGGTTCCCTGGGCTTGAGGGACAGACCCACAGGTGGgtctgcagcatctccttctcAGCATCCATGGGGCACCAGGGTAATGCAACTGGGAGTTCCCCTTCCCCAGAACCCCAGGGACACAAACGTGCTCAGGGTGTACctgtgagcacagagagggCCTTGGCATGgatgccaggctggagcagggcagcaagcatGGTGCCGTGCATGGCACCAGAAGGAGGGCAGGTGCTCATTCTCCAGATGGATGGAAGCATGTACTCCTCCATGCCCAAGCAGGGCAGCACAACTTGTTCATCCTCTGCCACTCTGGCGTCATGGTAATGGGCATGAACCTTGTACCTTGCTGAAGTGACAAGGGCACTTGGCTCACAAAGCCACTAGCTTTCACCTGAAGGTTGCCAGTGCTGGACAGCCACAACAGGCTGTAGCCCCTCCAGATCTACTCAACACTATCCACGCCAGGACTTCTCTGCATCCACCTTGGCAACCAAGAaagcaccagcactgctcaaTACGAGGCACAGGTTTTCATTTTTTATTCACCCTCAAAGCAAGCTCTGTCCCCATGCCAGGCTATCCCCGCTAGATGGGGTAGTGGGAGAGTCAAGACCAGAGCTGGTGGTCAGAGCTCTGTTAAGCCGTGTTCAGAGCCGGTGGACATCActagctgctgctgggatgggGCATGGGTCGCTCGGACACTCTTAGAAGAGGAGCTGGACGAGGAAACGGATCCGGCACTGGCTTTCCTGGTAGATGAGGTACTCGCTTTGGCTGAAGGAGGAGTCCTTGTAGGCAGGCATGGGGATAGGCTTGCCCTGGCACACCAGCACCTTCTTGCcatccagcagcatctccttatCTTGTGCAGGGTCTGTGCGAGGAGACATCACCCCGTCTAGCCTGAGATCTGACTTCCCTccacctgccctgtgcccaccccaACTCCACAAACCCCACACCCCCTTTCATCCCCAGGCTCACCTGGCTCTGTCTGGCCACAGGCCACCACACTGTCATAGCCGGTGGGCGGCTGGCACAGAGAGGGGTCATCACGGGTGATGTGGTAAGACTTGCCAAGGGCCACCTCCGTCAGGAACATGATGCCAATATTCTTGGACGTGCAGTGCACTGCCATGAGAAAAAGGGATAGGGATGATGGCACCAGCTCTGGTTGTTCCCAGGCCACCCATGGCAGCCACAGAACTGGCTGTCACGTCAGGAAAGGGGATTAACACACCAGAGCTGCTTCACAGAGGGTGTGCAAAGGATGCTAGGATGACATAGACCCTGCGGGCATTATGAGCAGCCCTGCATGTCCCAGAACACTCACCATACCAGGCTGACTTGCTGTTCTCAGAGGCAAAGTAGATGCCCTTGCCCACGCGCCCACCAGAGTGGGGCATGATGCGCAGCCCATTCTTCAGGATGGCTGCAACCACTGCCACGTTGGTGCCATGCCAAAGCAGGCGTCGGTGCTCCAGGAGGTCGTGGGCTCTGAAGCGCTCGTCCTGGAGAGATGCAGAGCTAAGGGCTGCCCGAGAGTGGGACACTGCCACCCAGGCCCCCAAACCCCAGTACCAAcctagaggggcaggagagtagGTGCCTGTTTGCCCCTGAAGCCCCTTCTGAGTAAAAGAGCCCAGAGACCTAATGCAGCCTTGAGGTGAAACTGGGGCTTCCCCACTGCAGGACAGGGACAATCATCTCCTTTTCCTCACCTCACCATCTCGGGCAACCTGCCAGATGTTGAGGATGCGGAGGTTGCGCCCAGTCTGTGTCACATAGTTTTGGATCAGCTACCAGGGAGGGAATCAGGAAAGTGGTGTCACCAAGGCAGCCATCTCAAGAATGCCCACGGTCCCACTGGGACAGGAGAGCACAGTAGCTCCCTATCAGGGGGTACTGTGGCGCAAGGGGCACCTGATATTCCTGGCAGGCTGGGTCCAGCagggagagctggcagcagagcagggcataaTCCTGATCCAGCGGATGAGcgatttccttttcttcctcctccttcacctTCTGTGATTGCAGGCTCTGTGCCACTTCGATATCAGCCAGCACCTTGCAGACACAAACCAGAAGCAAGCTCACCATCACTGCTGGGCACTGTGACTGATGGGACCAGCACCTTTCTGCCCCACAGGTGCCTTTCTGGGGAGGGATGTCACCTTCCAGGTGCCCTGGCATCTCACCAACAACATATCCTTCTTGGCACGCAGCAAGACAGGTGAGTCGATGGGGGGTGGTCGTGCCCGCCCAAAGTTATGGGGGATGATGGTGTAGAAGCGGGAGGAGAGGTCCTCCAGGCGGGCAGCCAGCGGAGGTTGCTCCTGCAGCGCTGCCTCTAGCTCTTCCAGAGCCTCGAAGCCCCTTGCAATCTGCTGCTTGCTCAGCTTTCCCAGTGGCATCTTTTTCACATCTGGCAGTGGGAATAGGGGAGGGCATGAGTAACCCACCTGCTTCCCCACAGCTACTTCCAGGGACCTCCAGTATTCACGACAGGCACACTTGGGCACCTGGCATGCAGGACCCACACTCCCACCAGCACTTATGTCCTGGCCATCTCCCCAGCTGCACTCCCTGGCTGCAAACAGACTCAGGCCACCACCTCTTACCAATATTCATGGTCTGCATGGCATCCCGGAACATGTCGTTGCTGAAGATGAGGGACACCAGGTCCTGTGTGGCTTTGTCCAAGGTGCAGGGCAGCACCTGCTGCTTGCAGACCTTGGTCCCATCCACACTGTCCACCTGCAGACCCCCAGAGTCACCATGCTGCCTGCGagccagcaggaggctgtgggcgcatggcagcagtggggagagcctggccctgggcagcagagcaatggGCAGGCACTGCTCCTGCTTTCCAGGACTAACACCACCCAGATGCCCCAGCTCTTGCTTGGGATGCCCTTCTGCTATATCTCAGCCCTGAATCTCTGTCTGTGGGCTGTTTCAGCTTATACCCAGACCCCTTCCCAAAACCCACTCCATCCTGCTGACCCTCTCAGATGTCCTGCTGCCTGGTGGGACAGGGGTAGCATGTGAGGACTACTCCGCAATGGTGACACTCACCCTGAGGGTAGCCTCCACCTCCTGCCCGGACCCTGGCTGCACATCGATGAGTGTGTACTTTCCTGGCTGAGCAATGAAGTTCTCTCTTGCCGCCCAGCTGTTCTTGGTCTTTTCCCGAAACTTCTTCTCAAAATCCTTCTTGGCAGACTCCAGGGATGTGGAGGGCATGAGTTTGGACTGGCCCACCTCCCCCTGGCAGTGGATAGTGGTTGTCAGGGCCCCCCATTCATCCCTGCTCCACCATCCCCATTCTTGGGGAGAACAGCTTAGGAGCAGGAGGAGTgtgagggcagggctgcagggcagcaagcAGAAACATGCTGAGTCACCAGCACCGAGTCTCAGGGCCCACCGGCTCAAGCAGACAGCCCTGCACTTCTTGCTGTCACCACAGTGAAACGTGCGGTATCCCCTGGCCAGGAGGGCCTCTTTGTGTGGGGACAAGTCCTTTAAGCCCCTCAACAAGGGGCTGTAAAGGAGGGCCACTTGATTGCTTGGAGACTGGGAACATGCAATGAggatctccaggtccctcaccctTGGGAGACTTCAGACAGGGTGGGGACAGATGAGACACATAGGGAAGGAACGAGTGGTGCTGGGGTGGACTCACCACACGACCCCAGCGACTCCAGACACTGTAGGCACCATTGTGCTCAAGGAGCTGGAGGATGTAGAACTTGTTGTTGTTGGCAGTGATGTTGGTCTGGTTCAAGGTGCAGTCATAATCTTCATAGACCTACAGcaagcagcatcacctgggcTGGCACTAGAGCAACGTTTGGACTGGGGAGTCTGCAGAGCTGTCCCAGTGGGGGGACAATGGGGTCAGCAAGGGTAGGtggggctgtccctgtgccagcagagtgGGGACTGCCCTTGGactgccccagccctcctgcccatGTTGCCCCATCCTGGCCTCACTGGGTACCTCAGAGACTTGCTCTCACCTGGGCATCTGGTTCTGTGCTCAGGGGACACAGCCCATCGATGGTGGCAGGGGGCTTCTCCTTGGGGGCAGCTTTCAGGGCTTCCAAAGCTGATTTCCAGgcattctcctcctctccctgctttgctttcttacCACCACTGTCTGACTGCTTTGCAGGGGTCGTGTGGCGCTTGGAGGCCATAGCTGAGCCACCCCCACAGCCTTGATCTGCCAGCAAAGTccttgggcagagcagagagtgagAGACACTGCTGTCCTtccaggaaagcctggctgggctgtgcctcACTTTCCCTGCACCTCCAGCCGACAGCTCCTTGCTCAGTGACTCAAGTCAGGAGAGCCCAAAGAGGACAAAGGTCCACTGGAGAGGTGGGTGGCACCcaggcagccctgcctgatCCCCACCTCACCTCACCAGGGATACCCAACCCACAGGAGTGTTTTGCTAAGGCTCCCCCAGTCCTGTGGCCCCAGGGCCATGCAGAAGAGGAAAGCATGCAATGCCACCCCAGAAACATGCAGCatcgtcctcctcctcccaaTCTCTGCCAAGTCCAGTGACCTGGTGCTCTGAGTGTAGCGCGGGCTTGGGCAGCCCCTTATCTCTTGCGGTTGCCCAGTTCCAGCCAAGCTACGGCTGCCAGAGGCAGCAAAGTGTGCACAAAAGCGGGCAGCAGCCGTGTCctacctgctcctcctgccagcaACTGGCGAGCCCAGCGCTGGGCACGGCCGGTCCCAGAGGAGGAGCCTCCGGGAACCTTCTCTTGGCCAAGAGCAAGCAGTGTCCGGGGATGACAGCAAAAACGTCTGTCACCGCCTCAAGCAGGGCGTACACCCTGCGGCtggctggctgcctgcctgcctgcccagcagtgcccaagaTCAGGAGTGACCCTCTCACCACATGCCTCTCCAGCCAGCCCCGCTCTGCCGTGCCCTGGGACAGGGAAAACGGTATTGAAACAGTGCAAGCGTGAGTCACTTGGCATGTTTGATCTCTTTTTCTTGGGTACCTGccaagcaggcagggctgagggtgTTGCAGGGAGGAGCTTTAGCTTCGGTTTTGGCTTGGGCTTGTCCTCTGTTCCACAGCCTCCATCAGCAAAGGTGCAGATGGTTTGTGGCAAAGACGAAGCCTTGGGCAAGTATTGCCCAGGACTACTGGCAAGAGCAGTTGTCTTGCCTCGCTCTGGGCGCCTTTGTAGCTAAGGTTTATCCAGTTAAACTTTGGAAAGAGACGTTCCAGCTTGCAGTGTCCTAGGGCAGCGGCTGCTACTTTGGCCAAAGCTGGGTCCCTTCTGCAGCTCTATGTTCAGCCATGCTGCCATCTGTCCTTGTGTCACGACCGactgcagaagcaaagcagcagaggtgaagTGACAAAACTGACAACCCTCTGAACCGACACGAactgcacattgctgccccCCATGATGCCCTGGGCCGGGAGGGAGCCAGGGGACACGCACCTGGGCCGGTGCGTGCTGCTCCCTAGCCACATGCACACAGAGACACGCCGGGAGCCCAGCTCACCTCACcgggccaggcagcagctctgcgccggggctcttcctcctcccctgcccccgCTCACCCGCTCTGACGTGCGCCATCTGGTGGCGAGGCGGTGCGGGGCTGCGCAGGCGTCCAGCGCCCCGCGGTGGCGCTCGGCGCTGCCGGAGGCTGCGGAAACGAGTGCGGAGGCGTCGGAAGAAGAAACGATTCCACGAGATTTTAACGCCGGCACCGGGTCAAAAGGAAGTTTTCAGCAGCTCTTGAGCAATTCAGACTCCATTCTATACAATACGGCCGCTCTGCCGCCACAAAGCTGACCTGAGGCAGCCCGCTGAGTCTCgttgagtagggttataggttgggcttgttgatcctgaggggctttaccagcctggatgtttctgtgattttgtgatcctGTTTCCACACTGACTGGAAGTGAATCTTCAGTGGaagtggttttttgtttttttttttcttcattaaaaatGTGGGAAAGGCTGAAAAATAGGGACACGGATGGAaacattttgggtttgtttggtttggttttgttgtggatGCTTGGAGCTGGTTTATCGGGGGTCAGAAGGATTCTGCCACGTGAGGGCAGGACACTGCCACCCAAGCCTTCCAACCCCACTACCAGACACAGTCCAGCTCGTCCTCGCAGTCAGAGCACTCCAGTATCTGAAACACAGAgtgggagctgtggcagggtgcTCTGCTGGGTCCAACCAAGCCCAGATGGTCACTGCCTGTGGAGACCCTGTACCAAGGCCAGACCCTTGAGATGCTCTGCAGATCGCCACAGAGACCAGCCAGGGTCTGCAAGCAATAAAAATTCGTGGGAACAGCCCTGGAAGTCTGTGATGGTCAGCCATGGCCCTATGGTGTCCAGAAAGGGGGCTTGGGGCAGAAAAGGTCCTAATGTTTCCCCCCATGGCACACCTTGGAGTAGAGGAAAGCCACAaagccctggctgtgctgtggaggCAGGCAAGCTGAAGACACTCTTGAAACAGGCTTCCAGGATGCTGTCCTTGTTGTGCTGAAGCAGTCCAGCTCTACTGCAGGGACACAAAGGTGCTCTTCAGACTCAGCAAGGAGCGGGTAGACCCCACAGTGCGAGACCTAGGGTGCAGTGAGGGCTGCCTGGCACGGTGGGGagaacaggctggggactgaagCACATACCTCATGCTGGTGATGGCCAGCATGACTTGCTGCTGCACTGTGGTGTCCAGGCAGTCAATAGGCTTCTCTTGCAACATCATCTGGGAAGCACAGCAAGATGGGACAGGTTAGAACAGGACAGTGTCCTTCACCCAGCAAGAGCCTGCTGGACTGTCAGAGCCCAGGTGCCCCCACCTAGCACGCGGTGGTGTCAGACTCAGACCCACCCCATGGTAGGGAGGGCTATGCCAACCAAAGAGCCACAGACTAGCTGAAGGACCTGCAGACATTGTTGGGTCCAAGCCCCATCTCCAGCAGGGCCACCTAGATGTCATTGGAGcatctccaaggatgaagaCCTGAAACAGCACTCATCCATGCCCAGCTGTTCATCTGCAGCCCTCTCCTAGCCCCAGGACTCTGCCCCTACTTCAGCCTGACCGGCCCTTCACCTCAATGGCCATCATCACCTCCTGGGAGAACAACACTCCTTGTAGGGTGGACCCCACGCAGAAGGTGCAGAGGGAGGCCATAAAGACGAGCTTCTGGCCCTCTTGCTGCCAGCCAGTGAgggacagaaagacagacagtgTCAGTGTGGAGAGACTGCCAGTGgcgtgcccagcactgccccagcatCTTCAAGCTTTGGACTGGCTGGGAGACATGGGCACAGCCTCACAGAAGTGGGCACAGATACCTCTGGTCTGCACCTGATGAAGCCTACGATGGCATTCAGTGTGCTCTCATCCTGTCCGAGCATTGcccaagcagagcaggacagggTTGGGGAGCAGGTGAGAACAAGAGTCAAGCCCTCTGCCTAGATCCTGGGAGAGTTCCTCAGCACTTGCTTACAGCCAGGGCACCGGTGGCACGGGAAGGGGATCCTGGTATGCCTGGGCAAGGGGCATTAGCACAGgttgggcagcccctgcccgcaCCCCACACCcctcctgaagaggctggacTAAGGGCAGGGTGCCGAGGGGTTCTCTCTGCCATCCAGCAGGAGGGAGTGCGGAGAGCCCCGGCCGGGAAGCGGCTCCAGCTGCGCCCTGCCTGCGCTGCCCGGGCCCGCACTACAACTCCCGGCGTGCTCCGCGGTGGCTGCCGCCGCTGCGCCTGCGCCGCACTCGAAGCTTCCAGGCGGCCGGCGCGGTGTGCGCTGGGTAGAAGACGGGCAGTCATCTCGGCGCCATTTTGTGGCGAGGCAGTGAGGTGGCGTGTGTGTGTTCGGCGCCCCGGGGTGGCGTTTATCGCTGCACTCTGCGCTTGCGAATTGCGACGGCGACATGGGCTCGGACAAGCGGTGAGCGTGGGTGTAAGGGCtgagggagaggggtgggatggagagagggaagggataGTTGCGCGTTCATCTCGGTCTGAGCTCGGCCCCGTGTGTCACGCAGCGTAAGCAGGACGGAGCGGAGCGGTCGCTACGGCTCCATCGTGGAGAGAGAGGACCGTGATGAGCGGGAATCTCGGAGCCGGCGCAGAGATGACTATAAGAGGTCTAGTGAGGAGCGCCGCGGTGACCGCTACGATGATTACCGCGACTACGATAGCCGCGACTACGACAGCCGAGATTATGACAGCCGCGATGGCCGAGACTGCCGGGACTACGACAGCCGGGACTACGACAGTCGCGACAGCCGGGACTGCCGAGACTACGACAGTCGCGACAGCCGGGATTGCCGGGACTACGACAGCCGGGATTGCCGAGACTATGACAGCCGGGACAGCCGAGACTACGATTGTCGGGACTACGATAGCCGAGATTGCCGAGACTACGATAGTCGCGACAGCCGAGACTACGACAGCCGAGACTATGATAGAGACTACGATAGCCGCGATTACGATAGCCCTGAGGTGAGTGGGGCAGACGAGCCGGGCCGGAGCCCTGGGCTCTGCGTCACGAGTCCGCTCTGGCCGCTccgggggggagggaaggggccaCGGCGGGCGCTGTTTGGCTCACCACAGCCTGGGGTCCTGGGACCGGGGTACCGCAGTGCACGGTGCCAGGGTTGACATCCCGGGGGTTTTCTTGAGTGAAGATGAGAGGGGAAATTTGAGCTTGGTGTTTAGCCCGAGGGCGTCAGGCTCAAACCCGAGGAGGATGGTCGTACGGGCATtcggtgggtttggttttgctttgttttcgcTGGTTTTGCGGGGGCCGGCTGCTATAAATTGCGGTAGTTAATTCTGGGTGCTGGATTCTCAGAGGGAGCGGGAGCGCAGGAACAGTGACAAATCAGAAGATGGCTACCATTCTGATGGCGACTATGGAGAGCACGACTACAGGAACGACATTAACGatgagaaagaaagcaaaaccatcATGTTACGTGGCCTTCCCATCACAGTTACAGAAAACGATGTAAGTAACCAGGAGAGGACTTTGCTTTTCTTGCACTGTGGGACGTCTGCAGCTTTGCGCTGGCAGGTCTGCgcggtggctgctgctgccattttgTGTAAAGCTGCATCATGGTGGCCGCTTCTCTAACGCGTTGGTCGCGCTGCCATTTTGAATCCCAAAATGATCTAAACAGCTACTGTTAAGTAGCAGAGGTCACTTGAATGTTAACCAGTTTCTTTAAGACGCAAGGATTTGTGAGCAGTCTGTCTTTAACACGTTTGGCTGCTTTCCCTAGGAGCGGATTTTTAAAGTACCTGCTCTGCTCTATTTCTGTATAGGAGGGAAgaggcagattttttttcttcttgctcctcccctctccctttctcccctccctcgGGAGAGGCGATGGAGAAAGAGACAGAATAGGTACTTGGATTTTTCCAGGTTTTTATTGAGGTCCGAAGTTTTGACTGTTCGATGGGCTTAAGCACAATTCCCAAGCGCCTCAGTTGAGTACAGTTCTGCACAAAGTTGCTTTGTGTGGATACAGCTGTGAAGGTTTTAAAATGGCTGCTGCGAAACTTAAGGAGCAAGTATAGATGAGCTTGGTACACGGTTATTGAACTTTTTTAATAAAAAGATGTTGAGGCTGATGAGCTTTcttatttttcattattttgaCGTTTCTTTGTGACTTGATGGAAGGAAAAGATAAAAGCCTATGACCATTGTTTGATGAGTGAGTGGGAACTATCTAAATTCTGGGCTATTACAGTTTATTTCCAGGCAGATTCTGTGTCTACCTCCAAGGTTTTTTGTACGTTGACTGCTTGCTTACACAGTGAATccttctgcagcatttctgcagTGGATTTTTTCTTTGACCTTGATTATTCACTA
This genomic interval carries:
- the PARP3 gene encoding protein mono-ADP-ribosyltransferase PARP3, with the translated sequence MASKRHTTPAKQSDSGGKKAKQGEEENAWKSALEALKAAPKEKPPATIDGLCPLSTEPDAQVYEDYDCTLNQTNITANNNKFYILQLLEHNGAYSVWSRWGRVGEVGQSKLMPSTSLESAKKDFEKKFREKTKNSWAARENFIAQPGKYTLIDVQPGSGQEVEATLRVDSVDGTKVCKQQVLPCTLDKATQDLVSLIFSNDMFRDAMQTMNIDVKKMPLGKLSKQQIARGFEALEELEAALQEQPPLAARLEDLSSRFYTIIPHNFGRARPPPIDSPVLLRAKKDMLLVLADIEVAQSLQSQKVKEEEEKEIAHPLDQDYALLCCQLSLLDPACQEYQLIQNYVTQTGRNLRILNIWQVARDGEDERFRAHDLLEHRRLLWHGTNVAVVAAILKNGLRIMPHSGGRVGKGIYFASENSKSAWYVHCTSKNIGIMFLTEVALGKSYHITRDDPSLCQPPTGYDSVVACGQTEPDPAQDKEMLLDGKKVLVCQGKPIPMPAYKDSSFSQSEYLIYQESQCRIRFLVQLLF